The Chryseobacterium indicum genome contains a region encoding:
- a CDS encoding PA0069 family radical SAM protein, producing MQNENIIKGQGAQRNVNNRFDRYTFEPEDDDFETIKTSFTEVFPKSIVNQVKSDDLPMEYSMNPYQGCEHGCSYCFARPTHEYWGYSAGIDFERKIMVKKNAPELLEKFFQKRGYQPSPILLSGNTDCYQPAERQFEITRKILQVCLDYRHPVHVLTKNALVIRDIDILKPLAEQNLVSVSLSIPTINEELRRKMEPRTSSAKNKLKAIEILSENEIPVNVMVAPIIPGLNSNEPLTILKAISEAGAQGFGYTLVRLNDSVEPVFVNWIENAFPDRAQKVLNLIRSMRGGKLGEKKFFDRQKGEGNIAEMIHNTFKIGRKKFFDGKEFPKLSAKNFTGTKDQQLRLFD from the coding sequence ATGCAGAACGAAAATATCATAAAAGGTCAGGGCGCTCAGCGAAACGTTAACAACCGTTTCGACAGATATACCTTTGAACCTGAAGATGATGATTTTGAAACCATAAAAACTTCCTTTACCGAAGTTTTCCCTAAAAGCATCGTTAATCAGGTGAAAAGTGATGATTTGCCGATGGAATATTCCATGAATCCTTATCAGGGCTGCGAACACGGCTGTTCCTACTGCTTTGCAAGACCTACTCATGAATATTGGGGATACAGTGCCGGAATTGATTTTGAGAGAAAGATCATGGTGAAGAAAAATGCACCGGAACTCTTAGAAAAGTTTTTTCAGAAAAGAGGATATCAGCCGTCTCCCATTTTACTTTCCGGAAATACAGACTGTTATCAGCCTGCAGAAAGGCAGTTTGAGATTACCAGAAAGATACTGCAGGTTTGTCTGGATTACAGACATCCTGTCCATGTTCTTACAAAAAATGCTCTGGTTATTCGGGATATTGATATTTTGAAACCTTTAGCTGAACAGAATCTTGTGTCCGTTTCTTTAAGTATTCCCACCATTAATGAGGAGCTTAGAAGAAAGATGGAGCCGAGAACCAGCTCTGCTAAAAACAAACTGAAAGCCATAGAAATTCTGTCTGAAAATGAAATTCCCGTCAATGTCATGGTTGCTCCTATTATTCCGGGATTAAACAGTAATGAACCTTTAACGATACTGAAAGCCATTTCTGAAGCCGGAGCACAAGGGTTTGGATATACTCTGGTGAGATTAAATGATTCTGTAGAACCGGTATTTGTCAACTGGATTGAAAATGCGTTTCCGGATCGTGCTCAGAAAGTTTTAAATCTAATCCGATCCATGCGGGGCGGAAAATTAGGTGAGAAAAAATTCTTCGACAGACAGAAAGGAGAAGGTAATATTGCAGAAATGATTCATAACACTTTTAAAATAGGAAGAAAGAAATTTTTTGATGGTAAAGAATTTCCGAAACTTTCTGCCAAGAACTTTACAGGAACAAAAGATCAACAGCTGAGGTTGTTTGATTGA
- a CDS encoding IS3 family transposase (programmed frameshift) produces MRLKKVSAPVQEYSEAFKRQVVSEYERGLYTKSQLQTRYNIRGNSCIPRWLMKYGNFTYEKQLSKGRPMKDPQKQKIKELEAALAKKEEELKVFRKFIEIAERELKVEIGKKVWFQSIQEIKVNTTLSTENICRLFGYSKQAYYKRQKQPVSTDHETRVIELVVSIRKKMPKIGTRKLYVLLKNDFEKEEIHVGRDQLFSILRSNYLLIPRRHSYFKTTNSRHWMKKYPNIIKGKELKCSEKVWVADITYLKTKEKNYYLHLITDAYSKKIVGYELSDNLQTSSTLKALKQAIQNRLYKHSLIHHSDRGLQYCSKEYTETLKKSDMLISMTENSDPYENAIAERVNGILKHEFGLIDTFENFKNLSQQLEQAIYCYNNLRPHFSLHYNIPNQVHMKNNVKLKTYKKQNQNRKIPTLI; encoded by the exons ATGAGATTAAAAAAAGTATCCGCCCCTGTTCAAGAATACAGTGAAGCATTTAAAAGACAAGTTGTCTCCGAATATGAGCGGGGATTATATACAAAATCACAATTACAAACCCGCTATAATATCAGGGGTAATTCCTGCATTCCCAGATGGTTAATGAAATATGGTAACTTTACTTACGAAAAACAATTAAGTAAAGGCAGACCCATGAAAGATCCACAGAAACAGAAGATTAAAGAGCTTGAAGCAGCATTGGCCAAAAAGGAAGAAGAACTCAAAGTGTTCAGGAAATTTATAGAAATTGCAGAGCGTGAGCTTAAGGTTGAGATTG GTAAAAAAGTCTGGTTCCAATCAATCCAGGAAATAAAGGTAAATACGACTCTTTCAACAGAGAATATCTGCCGATTGTTTGGCTACAGTAAGCAAGCTTATTACAAGAGACAAAAACAGCCTGTTTCTACAGATCATGAAACAAGAGTTATAGAATTGGTTGTATCAATTCGTAAAAAGATGCCTAAAATAGGTACTAGAAAACTTTATGTTTTACTTAAGAATGATTTTGAAAAGGAAGAAATTCATGTAGGAAGGGATCAGTTGTTTAGCATTTTGAGATCAAATTATCTTTTAATTCCCAGAAGGCACAGCTATTTTAAAACAACCAATTCCAGACATTGGATGAAAAAATATCCCAATATTATCAAAGGAAAAGAATTGAAATGTTCGGAGAAAGTTTGGGTTGCAGATATTACTTATCTCAAGACCAAAGAGAAGAATTATTATCTTCATCTGATTACCGATGCCTATTCTAAGAAAATTGTAGGATACGAATTGAGTGATAATTTACAGACCAGCTCTACGTTGAAAGCATTAAAGCAAGCCATACAGAATCGACTGTACAAGCATTCACTCATTCATCATTCAGACAGAGGGTTGCAGTATTGCAGTAAAGAATATACTGAAACACTCAAGAAAAGTGATATGCTTATCAGTATGACCGAAAATTCGGATCCTTATGAAAATGCTATAGCAGAGAGAGTGAATGGTATTCTGAAACATGAATTTGGATTGATTGATACTTTTGAAAATTTTAAAAATCTTTCCCAACAGCTTGAACAAGCAATTTATTGCTATAACAATTTAAGACCGCATTTTTCTTTACATTATAATATTCCAAACCAAGTACACATGAAAAATAATGTGAAATTAAAAACCTATAAAAAACAAAATCAGAATAGGAAAATTCCTACTCTGATTTAA
- a CDS encoding bacteriocin-like protein, whose amino-acid sequence MKNLKKLSKSQLKGIKGAGVIKSLPQEPEFCMYVCGDIIVCAACSKDFKCPVTDM is encoded by the coding sequence ATGAAAAATTTAAAAAAATTAAGCAAAAGTCAATTAAAAGGAATTAAAGGTGCAGGCGTAATCAAATCTCTACCGCAAGAACCTGAATTCTGCATGTATGTTTGCGGAGACATCATTGTGTGCGCTGCATGTAGCAAGGATTTCAAATGTCCCGTAACAGATATGTAG
- a CDS encoding bacteriocin-like protein, translating into MKNFKKLSREDKKRISAGYGPAYCIEGGGPGSGGCGANEICSAGKCVAYQDPGGDPGNPGGGGDTYTCICPWGTFTQSTPCPEFYCITG; encoded by the coding sequence ATGAAAAATTTTAAAAAGCTTTCAAGAGAAGACAAAAAAAGAATTTCTGCGGGATATGGTCCTGCGTATTGCATTGAAGGAGGCGGTCCCGGTTCGGGCGGCTGTGGCGCAAATGAAATCTGTTCCGCCGGAAAATGTGTAGCGTATCAGGATCCGGGAGGAGATCCGGGAAATCCCGGCGGCGGAGGAGATACTTATACCTGTATCTGTCCGTGGGGAACTTTTACACAATCCACACCTTGTCCTGAGTTCTATTGTATTACAGGATAA
- a CDS encoding isopenicillin N synthase family dioxygenase: protein MDKIPSVDLRDFLSGDPERKQKFVNEIGKAYEEIGFVALKGHFLDDKLVDELYGEVRNFFELPTETKQKYEIPGIGGQRGYVGFGKETAKGFKKGDLKEFWHFGQYVSDDSQYKSEYPDNVTVQELPKFNEVGKEAFQMLEKTGQYVLRALALYLGLDEFYFDDKIAEGNSILRPIHYPPITEEPDDAVRAAAHGDINLITLLMGSQGKGLQVQNHNGEWIDAIAEPDELMINVGDMLSRHTNNKLKSTIHRVVNPPRELWGTSRYSIPFFMHPVSSMSLNALENCVDENNPKLYEDTTAGEFLHERLIELGLIKK from the coding sequence ATGGATAAAATACCTAGTGTAGACCTGCGTGATTTCCTTTCGGGTGACCCGGAACGCAAACAGAAATTTGTAAATGAAATCGGAAAAGCTTATGAAGAAATTGGTTTTGTAGCCTTAAAAGGCCATTTTCTTGATGACAAATTGGTGGATGAACTGTATGGAGAGGTAAGAAACTTTTTTGAATTGCCAACGGAAACGAAACAGAAGTATGAGATTCCGGGAATTGGCGGACAAAGAGGCTATGTAGGATTCGGTAAGGAGACTGCAAAAGGCTTCAAAAAAGGAGACTTGAAAGAGTTTTGGCATTTCGGACAATATGTGTCTGATGATTCCCAATACAAAAGCGAGTATCCGGACAATGTAACCGTTCAAGAACTTCCAAAATTCAACGAAGTAGGGAAAGAAGCTTTCCAAATGTTGGAAAAAACAGGACAGTATGTTCTGAGAGCTTTAGCACTTTATCTTGGTCTTGATGAATTTTATTTTGATGATAAAATTGCAGAAGGAAACTCTATTTTAAGACCTATTCATTATCCGCCGATCACGGAAGAGCCGGATGATGCGGTAAGAGCTGCTGCTCACGGAGACATTAATCTGATTACTCTTTTAATGGGTTCTCAGGGGAAAGGTCTTCAGGTTCAGAATCATAACGGAGAATGGATCGATGCGATCGCAGAACCGGATGAACTGATGATTAACGTTGGAGATATGCTTTCGAGACATACCAACAATAAGCTGAAGTCTACGATTCACAGAGTGGTAAATCCGCCAAGAGAATTGTGGGGAACTTCAAGATATTCAATTCCTTTCTTTATGCATCCTGTGAGTTCTATGTCACTGAATGCTCTTGAAAATTGTGTAGATGAAAACAATCCTAAATTGTATGAAGATACAACAGCAGGAGAATTTTTACACGAAAGATTAATTGAATTAGGATTGATTAAAAAATAA
- the menD gene encoding 2-succinyl-5-enolpyruvyl-6-hydroxy-3-cyclohexene-1-carboxylic-acid synthase, which yields MKKYSSKRSIQILAHLLQQYGISDIIVSPGSRNAPLAIHFSEIDSFNCYSIVDERSAAFVGMGMAMSEKKPVAVTCTSGSASVNYYPAITEAFYSNIPLLVLTADRPTDYVDIFDGQTIRQNNLFHQHSYGDFQLLEDGKENAEDINFDIIKKAIELCIEKQGPVHINIPLEEPLYELISELPTFPTVEKTIKQKEYEIPSNLVADWNTSQRIMILVGTKDHSPELENQLTQLVKNHTVVVLSETNSNLYHEKFFRHIDRYVFNFTEEDFKMYAPDLLITVGQNVVSKKVKQFLRKAKPKQHWHLDPVWQPDTYFSLTEKIEVKPEVFFSKLLKFVNLEPKPYFNLWDVLRDKKDAKHEKFISSADFSDFYFFNKTAQIVPENYNIHFSNSSAIRYAQLFDYGKRRIYCNRGTSGIDGSTSTAMGFAIKNSNPTLLITGDLSFFYDINGLWNQYIPPFVRIMIFNNGEGNIFKIIPGPGNANPNTLDEFIATKHHKNAEYLAKHFGFSYTKVDEEVTLDRVLENFFKPDVQPKVLEINTQALHNADIQKSYFNFLKEN from the coding sequence ATGAAAAAATATTCTTCCAAAAGAAGTATTCAGATACTTGCACACCTTCTTCAGCAATACGGAATTTCAGATATCATTGTTTCCCCGGGATCCAGAAATGCACCTTTGGCGATTCATTTTTCAGAGATCGACAGTTTCAACTGTTACAGTATTGTGGACGAAAGGAGTGCGGCTTTTGTAGGAATGGGAATGGCGATGAGCGAAAAAAAACCAGTTGCAGTTACCTGTACAAGTGGTTCGGCCTCTGTAAATTATTATCCTGCGATCACGGAAGCTTTTTATTCCAATATTCCGCTTTTGGTGCTAACTGCTGACAGACCAACGGATTATGTAGATATTTTCGACGGACAGACGATCCGGCAGAATAATCTTTTTCATCAGCATTCTTACGGAGATTTTCAGCTTTTGGAAGACGGAAAGGAAAATGCGGAAGATATTAATTTTGATATTATTAAAAAAGCGATTGAACTTTGTATTGAAAAACAAGGTCCGGTTCACATCAATATTCCTCTGGAAGAACCTTTGTATGAATTAATTTCAGAATTGCCGACTTTCCCGACGGTTGAAAAAACAATCAAACAGAAAGAATATGAAATTCCTTCCAATCTTGTCGCAGACTGGAATACTTCACAAAGAATCATGATTCTTGTGGGAACTAAAGATCACAGTCCTGAATTGGAGAATCAGTTAACACAATTGGTTAAAAATCATACGGTTGTTGTGTTGAGTGAAACGAATTCAAATTTATACCACGAAAAATTTTTCAGACATATAGACCGATACGTTTTCAATTTCACGGAAGAAGATTTTAAAATGTATGCACCGGATTTGCTGATCACAGTGGGGCAAAACGTTGTTTCCAAAAAAGTAAAACAGTTTTTAAGAAAGGCAAAGCCAAAACAGCACTGGCATTTAGATCCTGTATGGCAGCCGGATACGTATTTTTCCCTGACTGAAAAGATCGAGGTAAAACCTGAAGTTTTCTTTTCTAAATTATTGAAATTTGTCAATCTCGAACCTAAGCCTTATTTCAATCTATGGGATGTTTTAAGAGATAAAAAGGATGCAAAACATGAGAAGTTCATAAGTTCCGCGGATTTTTCAGATTTTTATTTTTTCAATAAAACGGCACAGATTGTTCCTGAAAATTATAATATTCATTTCAGCAACAGTTCGGCGATACGATATGCGCAGCTTTTCGATTATGGTAAAAGAAGAATTTACTGCAACAGAGGAACAAGCGGAATCGATGGCTCAACTTCTACAGCAATGGGATTTGCAATCAAAAATTCTAATCCTACTTTGTTGATTACCGGAGATTTAAGTTTTTTCTATGACATTAACGGACTTTGGAATCAGTACATTCCGCCGTTTGTAAGAATTATGATTTTTAATAATGGCGAAGGAAATATCTTCAAAATTATACCGGGACCGGGAAATGCCAATCCGAATACTTTGGACGAATTTATCGCCACAAAACACCATAAAAACGCGGAATATTTAGCCAAACATTTCGGATTCTCCTACACAAAAGTAGATGAAGAGGTAACTTTAGACCGTGTTCTTGAAAATTTCTTTAAACCGGATGTTCAGCCTAAAGTATTGGAAATCAATACACAGGCTCTGCATAATGCAGATATACAGAAATCTTATTTTAACTTCCTGAAAGAAAATTAA
- a CDS encoding aminotransferase class IV has product MSQFIESIKVEDQEIYLLEFHQKRVDQTFAHFGKEGTIDLAKVYKHLDHDEDGLFKLRLVYDLDKKIRTQMIPYAIPEIDDFQLVENNSYDYSFKFEDRKELEKMKMKSKAEEIIIVKNNHITDTSYSNLLFLKGKDWFTPSTYLLNGVQRQNLLKHKKVKETEITLQNIKQFSHFQIINAMNDFDENFIYPLDRIINLPGNEEYLDL; this is encoded by the coding sequence ATGTCCCAATTCATTGAAAGCATTAAAGTAGAAGATCAGGAAATTTATTTGCTTGAATTTCATCAAAAGCGTGTAGACCAGACTTTCGCTCACTTCGGTAAAGAAGGCACAATAGATCTTGCGAAGGTGTACAAACATCTGGATCATGATGAAGACGGTCTTTTTAAGCTGAGACTTGTGTATGATCTTGATAAAAAGATCCGTACCCAGATGATTCCTTATGCAATTCCTGAAATTGATGATTTCCAGCTGGTGGAAAACAACAGTTATGATTACTCTTTTAAGTTTGAAGACCGGAAAGAACTGGAAAAAATGAAGATGAAATCCAAAGCGGAAGAGATTATTATCGTTAAAAACAATCACATTACCGACACTTCTTACTCCAACCTTTTATTTCTGAAAGGCAAAGACTGGTTTACACCTTCAACTTATCTTTTGAACGGGGTACAGAGACAAAATCTTTTAAAACATAAAAAAGTAAAAGAAACCGAGATCACTTTACAGAACATTAAGCAATTCTCTCATTTCCAAATTATTAATGCGATGAATGATTTTGACGAAAACTTCATCTATCCTTTGGACAGAATTATCAATCTGCCGGGAAATGAAGAATATTTAGATCTTTAA
- a CDS encoding aminodeoxychorismate synthase component I produces the protein MFSANHQKFIEMDELSQQKVPYFFIIDFLTENVEIFKEDEIENSGLLIDFQNFSNVQTKPHLNKKVEWISYPETLESFKTGFDKVQKNIRFGNSYLVNYTRKTKIETNLTLKEIFYHSSAKYKVFYKDFFVFFSPETFVKINDGKIFTYPMKGTIDASLDNAAEILKNDKKEKAEHYTVVDLLRNDLSMVADDVKVDKFQYIDFIKTKQKDLYAMSSEISGNIKPEFTGKLGSIMKKLLPAGSILGAPKPKTLEIILDAEGYERGYYTGVCGWFDGKNVDSCVMIRFIEKEGEELFFKSGGGITHMSRLEDEYQEMKNKIYVPIH, from the coding sequence ATGTTTTCGGCGAATCATCAAAAATTTATTGAAATGGATGAACTTTCACAACAGAAAGTTCCCTACTTTTTTATCATTGATTTTCTTACAGAGAATGTTGAAATTTTTAAAGAAGATGAAATTGAAAATTCAGGCTTATTAATTGATTTTCAAAACTTTTCAAACGTACAAACAAAGCCTCATTTAAACAAAAAAGTAGAATGGATTTCTTATCCTGAAACTTTGGAAAGCTTTAAAACAGGATTTGATAAAGTTCAGAAAAATATTCGCTTCGGAAATTCTTATCTGGTAAATTATACCCGAAAAACTAAAATTGAGACGAATTTAACACTGAAAGAAATATTTTATCATTCTTCCGCGAAATATAAAGTTTTTTATAAAGATTTTTTCGTATTTTTTTCTCCTGAAACTTTTGTAAAGATCAACGACGGAAAAATTTTTACCTATCCCATGAAAGGCACTATTGATGCTTCTCTGGATAATGCGGCAGAAATTCTTAAAAATGATAAAAAAGAAAAAGCCGAACATTACACAGTGGTAGATTTGCTCCGAAACGATCTGAGCATGGTGGCAGACGATGTTAAGGTTGATAAATTTCAATACATCGATTTCATCAAAACAAAACAAAAAGATTTGTATGCCATGAGTTCCGAAATTTCAGGTAACATCAAACCTGAATTTACTGGAAAACTGGGAAGCATTATGAAAAAACTGCTTCCTGCAGGTTCTATTTTGGGAGCTCCAAAACCTAAAACACTGGAAATTATTCTGGATGCAGAAGGTTATGAAAGAGGATATTATACAGGAGTTTGCGGTTGGTTTGACGGAAAAAATGTCGATAGTTGTGTCATGATCCGTTTTATCGAAAAAGAAGGAGAAGAGCTTTTCTTTAAAAGCGGAGGCGGAATTACACACATGAGCAGGTTAGAAGACGAATATCAGGAAATGAAAAACAAAATCTATGTCCCAATTCATTGA
- a CDS encoding beta-carotene 15,15'-monooxygenase — protein sequence MSEFNEFDQQGSVPEKSTGSIISHAFEIYKGIFLYAIAAMIVYVIGDFVLQSVTGYNSWEGFSGFRDIEDGDFSQYNYLTRPGASLYYSVSSVFGILFSPIYVGLIYIANKFNTKNAIEFSDLFIGYRQNLGNILLYCLCTTIIFGISAALCGIPFLFVYPLFLLGYPILLFENANAIDAISKTFNIAKENYGTFLGAGLLGGLISISGIVLCCIGIIATFPFIMIVMYSTYCAHLGKPRQIINK from the coding sequence ATGTCAGAATTTAATGAATTTGACCAGCAGGGTTCTGTTCCGGAAAAAAGTACAGGGTCCATTATTTCTCATGCTTTCGAAATCTATAAAGGAATTTTTCTTTATGCGATTGCTGCAATGATCGTTTATGTAATTGGCGATTTTGTATTACAGTCTGTTACAGGTTATAATTCCTGGGAAGGCTTTAGCGGTTTCAGAGATATTGAGGATGGTGATTTTTCTCAATATAATTATTTGACCCGACCGGGCGCTTCTTTGTATTATTCTGTTTCAAGTGTTTTTGGCATTCTGTTTTCTCCTATTTACGTAGGGTTAATTTATATTGCCAACAAGTTTAATACTAAAAATGCAATAGAATTTTCTGATCTATTTATCGGGTATCGTCAAAATTTAGGAAATATCCTTCTGTACTGCTTATGCACTACAATTATTTTTGGTATTTCCGCAGCACTGTGCGGGATCCCGTTCTTGTTTGTTTATCCACTTTTTCTTTTAGGTTATCCTATCCTTTTGTTTGAGAATGCAAATGCAATAGATGCAATCAGCAAGACTTTTAACATCGCGAAAGAAAATTACGGTACGTTTTTAGGTGCAGGTCTGTTGGGCGGATTAATTAGTATAAGCGGAATTGTTCTTTGCTGTATAGGCATCATAGCTACTTTTCCGTTTATCATGATCGTAATGTATTCTACTTACTGTGCCCATTTAGGAAAACCAAGACAAATAATAAACAAATAA
- a CDS encoding AI-2E family transporter, whose product MNKNEQISSVKIKQVFLLAIILVLTGLICYNLALFIPSVLGAITIYVVCRKYNFYLQEEKNWKPWLASLTLMFASLVILILPIYFIGDLLIEKLGNAQAYMDKFNVFLEKIHTYIFDKVGFDILSKENMDKLKSNVGQFSTKALSGTVNTLTVVMSMYFILYFMLAKPRFFERILSSSAPLKRANVSMIGEKMRKLIMANAIGIPVVAIGQGIVALVGYFIFDAPSPVLLFALTAAASMVPVVGAAIVYIPVCIYMIAEGNTGTGLGLAAYCLIVVGLTDNVLRFTLLKKLEDIHPLNTVFGIIMGMNLFGFMGLVFGPILISLTLLLIQVYRNEFSDDDTPELELPNKNEELEGKIDLMI is encoded by the coding sequence ATGAATAAAAATGAACAAATCAGCAGCGTTAAAATAAAGCAGGTATTTCTTCTTGCTATCATTTTGGTTCTTACAGGTTTAATCTGTTATAATCTTGCGCTGTTTATCCCTTCTGTTCTGGGAGCAATTACCATCTATGTGGTTTGCAGAAAGTATAACTTTTATCTGCAGGAGGAGAAAAACTGGAAACCGTGGCTTGCGTCATTAACACTGATGTTTGCCAGTTTAGTCATTCTTATTCTTCCAATTTATTTTATTGGAGATCTTTTAATTGAGAAATTAGGAAATGCGCAGGCTTACATGGATAAATTTAACGTATTTCTTGAAAAAATTCATACTTATATTTTCGATAAAGTAGGGTTCGATATTTTAAGCAAAGAAAATATGGACAAGCTGAAAAGCAACGTAGGGCAGTTTTCTACAAAAGCTCTCAGCGGAACAGTAAATACATTAACCGTAGTTATGTCGATGTATTTTATTCTCTATTTTATGTTGGCAAAGCCGCGTTTTTTTGAAAGAATTCTGTCGTCTTCCGCTCCTTTGAAAAGAGCCAATGTATCTATGATCGGCGAAAAGATGAGAAAGCTTATCATGGCAAATGCCATCGGAATTCCCGTGGTTGCTATCGGACAGGGTATTGTTGCACTGGTAGGATATTTTATTTTTGATGCGCCAAGTCCGGTTTTACTTTTTGCATTAACGGCAGCTGCTTCGATGGTTCCTGTGGTGGGTGCAGCAATTGTGTATATTCCGGTCTGTATTTATATGATTGCAGAGGGAAATACGGGAACAGGACTGGGATTGGCCGCTTACTGTCTTATTGTTGTAGGATTAACCGATAATGTGCTTCGTTTTACGCTTCTGAAGAAGTTAGAAGATATCCATCCTTTAAACACTGTTTTCGGGATTATTATGGGAATGAATTTATTCGGATTTATGGGATTGGTTTTCGGTCCGATTTTAATTTCGTTAACTTTGCTTTTGATTCAGGTATACAGAAACGAGTTTTCGGATGACGATACTCCTGAACTTGAACTTCCCAACAAGAATGAAGAACTGGAAGGTAAAATAGATTTAATGATATAA
- a CDS encoding DUF3820 family protein, which yields MNPEILQEICVVKMPFGKYEGTILADLPISYLEWFSRKGMPKGKLGMQLATIYEIKLNGLMDLLIPIRGGVVNFQKPKTKTYKF from the coding sequence ATAAACCCTGAAATATTACAGGAAATCTGCGTTGTTAAAATGCCTTTCGGAAAATACGAAGGAACCATTCTCGCGGATCTTCCGATAAGCTATCTTGAATGGTTTTCCAGAAAAGGAATGCCGAAAGGTAAACTGGGAATGCAGTTAGCAACGATTTACGAAATAAAACTGAATGGTTTAATGGATTTGCTGATTCCAATTCGGGGAGGAGTAGTGAATTTTCAAAAGCCTAAAACAAAGACGTATAAATTTTAG
- a CDS encoding VOC family protein: MKRATGIGGIFFKCKDPKALKEWYTTHLGVDVNEYGATFEWKEAAESNPKGSLTWSPSPETTKYFEPSTRDFMINYTVDNLEALVEELKKENVEILDEIAVYDFGKFVHILDLEGNKVELWEPK; encoded by the coding sequence ATGAAAAGAGCAACAGGAATCGGCGGAATATTCTTCAAGTGTAAAGATCCAAAAGCTTTAAAAGAATGGTATACAACTCATCTTGGAGTTGATGTTAATGAATACGGCGCAACTTTCGAATGGAAAGAGGCTGCGGAATCCAATCCAAAAGGATCTTTAACATGGAGTCCTTCTCCTGAAACCACTAAGTATTTTGAGCCTTCCACGAGAGACTTTATGATTAATTATACGGTTGATAATCTTGAAGCTTTAGTTGAAGAACTGAAAAAAGAAAATGTTGAAATTTTAGACGAGATTGCGGTTTATGATTTCGGAAAGTTTGTACATATTCTTGATCTTGAAGGAAATAAGGTTGAGCTTTGGGAGCCGAAATAA